A stretch of the Asticcacaulis sp. ZE23SCel15 genome encodes the following:
- a CDS encoding CBS domain-containing protein, translating into MLINQLLNTKGHQVFTVSPEETVSAIAALLYARRVGAFIVADKIGRVVGIVSERDVIRALAQIGPDALSRAVTDIMTKDVISASPCESIEVLLDRMTDRRIRHLPVMDGTKLVGIVSIGDLVKARISVAEAEAQGLKAYIAAG; encoded by the coding sequence ATGCTCATCAATCAGTTGCTGAATACAAAGGGTCATCAGGTTTTCACGGTCTCTCCGGAAGAGACCGTTTCGGCGATTGCCGCTCTATTATATGCGCGCCGGGTAGGGGCCTTTATTGTGGCGGACAAAATCGGCCGTGTGGTTGGGATTGTCTCTGAACGCGACGTTATTCGGGCTCTGGCTCAGATTGGTCCGGACGCCCTGTCGCGCGCCGTCACTGATATAATGACTAAGGATGTGATTTCGGCCAGCCCGTGCGAGTCGATTGAGGTCTTGCTCGATCGCATGACGGATCGCCGGATCAGGCATCTGCCGGTCATGGATGGCACAAAGCTGGTCGGGATCGTGTCGATCGGGGATCTGGTTAAGGCGCGCATCTCGGTCGCCGAGGCTGAAGCGCAGGGGCTTAAGGCCTATATCGCCGCAGGTTAA
- a CDS encoding rhomboid family intramembrane serine protease, with the protein MPDTSRRHHEPAFNAPWPALLLCVFILGLYGLQSMVSDEQLLFINFGLSPILLAQGHWSSLITSLFLHGNWLHAGINAVMALAFAAPVARAFGLGFRGFLSFLAFYLVCGMAAGLGYCLIHMNQDVILVGASGAVSGLMGAAMRLRIEGLLLPILSKPVIGASVVWIGINLFAGFFTFMPGVEAGSIAWEAHVFGYLFGLLLIGAWLGAFHRKRLKVLQ; encoded by the coding sequence TTGCCCGATACATCCCGCCGTCATCATGAACCTGCTTTTAATGCGCCCTGGCCTGCGCTTTTGCTGTGCGTCTTTATTTTGGGGCTGTATGGTCTGCAATCGATGGTGAGTGATGAGCAGCTTCTGTTCATCAATTTCGGTCTTTCGCCTATATTGCTGGCGCAGGGGCATTGGTCATCCCTGATTACGTCGCTGTTTTTGCACGGCAACTGGTTGCATGCCGGGATTAATGCCGTCATGGCGCTGGCGTTTGCCGCCCCCGTCGCGCGCGCATTTGGTCTGGGCTTTCGCGGCTTTTTGTCGTTTCTCGCCTTCTATCTGGTGTGCGGTATGGCGGCAGGGTTGGGCTACTGCCTGATACATATGAATCAGGATGTCATATTGGTTGGCGCATCCGGCGCGGTCTCCGGCTTGATGGGGGCGGCCATGCGGCTGCGGATCGAAGGGCTGTTGTTGCCCATCCTGAGCAAGCCCGTTATTGGCGCCAGCGTCGTCTGGATCGGCATCAACCTGTTTGCAGGCTTTTTCACCTTCATGCCGGGTGTAGAGGCGGGCTCAATTGCCTGGGAAGCTCACGTCTTTGGCTACTTATTTGGGCTGCTGCTGATTGGCGCGTGGCTGGGGGCGTTTCACCGTAAACGCCTGAAAGTGCTGCAATAG
- the hfaA gene encoding holdfast anchoring protein HfaA translates to MKHIIFSGLGLAVAAMSGTVQAQSMSSTSSSFETGYGRARGSEERAIDPSTRDASGNRVIVDGVIVTGADNSVYAYGRASGAADAYSGAGAIGGASAIGNNLSVVVSGNYNTVMINSTQINNGNVTANAGTNTATAGADITGTLSNGF, encoded by the coding sequence ATGAAACATATCATATTTTCAGGTCTCGGATTGGCGGTCGCAGCAATGTCCGGCACGGTTCAGGCTCAGAGCATGTCCTCCACCTCATCCAGCTTTGAAACCGGCTATGGCCGTGCGCGTGGCTCAGAAGAACGCGCCATTGATCCCTCGACCCGTGACGCCAGCGGCAATCGCGTCATCGTCGACGGCGTCATTGTCACCGGTGCGGATAACTCAGTCTATGCCTATGGCCGCGCCTCCGGGGCTGCCGATGCCTATTCCGGCGCGGGTGCCATCGGTGGAGCTTCCGCCATCGGCAACAATCTCTCGGTCGTGGTCAGCGGCAATTACAACACCGTCATGATCAATTCGACCCAAATCAATAACGGCAATGTCACCGCCAATGCCGGAACCAACACGGCCACGGCCGGTGCAGATATCACAGGAACTCTTTCTAATGGCTTCTAA
- the hfaB gene encoding holdfast anchoring protein HfaB, translated as MKRNLTRTAALIAAAATLSGCVSPVAGPSGIYAKPIGNAPVTANPTAYSDALVCLSSYARAHRLASPRMAVGRISDYTGKVEYEGGRKITQGASLMAMTALAKAGARQVERFDTSVSELELKYANNKLITDAPMSDPTVAGEYRKIMAGQIAGSDFHIVGGITELNYNIRSSGLDAYVGDADARDTKGILNARLYVMNVALDLRLVDTRTLEVVDVISYQKQIIGREIKAGVFDFFNGNIFDISAGEGGLEPMQLAVRALIERATLEFMTNLYGAAGPEVCLSPKDDFLNYNATTGATGGFTPAYNNLETNNAGTREDPQRWRKVGRVAEDDTRQTTDTPKDKPHATKPDHDHDQRDGDKCCRVVSRY; from the coding sequence ATGAAACGTAACCTGACGCGCACCGCGGCCCTTATCGCCGCCGCCGCGACCTTATCTGGCTGCGTATCGCCTGTGGCGGGCCCGAGCGGCATCTATGCCAAACCGATCGGTAATGCGCCGGTCACCGCCAACCCGACCGCCTATTCGGACGCTCTGGTCTGCCTGAGTTCTTACGCTCGCGCGCATCGTCTGGCCTCGCCGCGCATGGCCGTGGGCCGTATCTCGGACTACACAGGCAAGGTTGAGTACGAAGGCGGTCGCAAGATCACCCAGGGTGCCTCGCTCATGGCTATGACAGCCCTTGCCAAGGCCGGTGCCCGTCAAGTTGAGCGCTTTGATACCTCGGTTTCCGAACTTGAACTGAAATATGCCAATAATAAGCTTATCACCGACGCCCCGATGTCGGACCCGACGGTGGCCGGTGAATACCGTAAGATCATGGCCGGTCAGATCGCCGGTTCTGATTTTCATATTGTTGGCGGCATTACTGAGTTAAACTACAATATACGCTCCAGCGGCCTTGACGCCTATGTCGGTGACGCCGATGCGCGCGACACCAAGGGCATTTTGAATGCCCGTCTGTATGTGATGAACGTCGCCCTTGACCTGCGTCTGGTCGATACCCGCACGCTCGAAGTCGTCGATGTCATTTCCTATCAAAAGCAGATCATCGGCCGTGAGATCAAGGCCGGGGTGTTTGACTTCTTCAACGGCAATATCTTTGACATTTCCGCCGGCGAAGGTGGACTTGAGCCGATGCAACTGGCTGTGCGCGCCCTGATTGAGCGCGCCACGCTTGAGTTCATGACCAACCTTTACGGTGCCGCAGGCCCCGAAGTGTGCCTGAGCCCGAAAGACGATTTCCTTAACTATAACGCCACGACGGGTGCCACGGGTGGTTTCACCCCGGCCTATAATAATCTGGAGACTAACAATGCCGGCACTCGCGAAGATCCTCAGCGCTGGCGCAAGGTTGGCCGCGTTGCCGAAGATGACACACGCCAGACTACAGACACACCAAAGGATAAACCCCATGCGACCAAGCCTGATCACGATCATGACCAGCGTGATGGCGATAAGTGCTGTCGCGTGGTCTCCCGCTACTAG
- the hfaD gene encoding holdfast anchor protein HfaD, which translates to MRPSLITIMTSVMAISAVAWSPATSQDYNVTVPDADATQAACPLTNGMRVCTNSQNNTGTINAPNYVSHYIADGLVSMRNYATGNRMDGGNVQVDATLNSAQSNSGNIEADAHLHSQAVAGETGKSVGTGVYMDTQAVANSGSFSAIQGELTTTINQTSTADHVYADSEIEAPNGAIYSSGEVQTTAIANHQEFGATEARIVSNTTQTSNTDVRARTTTSVQYSPSPNLYASNAYNNYFQANGDDRGSQLHQVTQTTSAATRTEAYSDASGTNLWDVAATSNAVANTVNVGNTGGSMVVRADQTNANDVVLADARILATQYGTATATASSTGNLLIAGNNDKYVEIDNNQLNSGGVQASAEFIGRDGYDAYLETDATGNSAMGYACGACEPNMSVNNNQVNNGDVTATNTVNITGTGRSVVSVARATGNTATYYTSGNP; encoded by the coding sequence ATGCGACCAAGCCTGATCACGATCATGACCAGCGTGATGGCGATAAGTGCTGTCGCGTGGTCTCCCGCTACTAGTCAGGACTATAATGTCACCGTGCCCGATGCCGACGCGACGCAGGCCGCCTGCCCGCTGACCAATGGGATGCGCGTGTGCACCAATAGCCAGAACAATACCGGCACTATAAACGCGCCAAACTATGTCAGCCACTACATTGCTGATGGCTTGGTGAGTATGCGCAACTATGCCACCGGCAACCGTATGGATGGTGGCAATGTACAGGTTGACGCCACTCTAAACTCGGCACAGAGCAATTCCGGAAATATCGAAGCTGACGCGCACCTGCACAGTCAAGCGGTAGCTGGCGAAACGGGTAAATCGGTTGGCACAGGCGTCTATATGGATACTCAGGCCGTCGCCAATTCGGGCAGCTTTTCTGCCATTCAGGGCGAACTGACGACGACGATCAACCAAACCTCGACCGCCGATCATGTCTATGCCGACAGTGAGATCGAAGCCCCCAACGGGGCTATCTATTCCAGCGGCGAAGTGCAAACGACGGCCATCGCCAACCATCAGGAATTTGGCGCGACTGAGGCCCGGATTGTATCGAACACCACCCAGACTTCAAACACAGATGTGCGGGCACGGACCACGACGTCGGTGCAATACTCGCCTTCGCCCAACCTTTATGCGTCGAACGCCTACAACAACTATTTTCAGGCTAATGGCGATGATCGCGGCTCACAGCTTCATCAGGTGACCCAAACCACCAGTGCGGCTACCCGCACCGAAGCCTACAGCGATGCGTCAGGCACGAATCTGTGGGACGTGGCAGCCACCTCCAATGCCGTCGCCAACACGGTCAATGTCGGCAATACCGGCGGATCGATGGTTGTGCGTGCGGATCAGACCAACGCCAACGATGTGGTTCTGGCTGACGCGCGCATTCTGGCTACCCAGTACGGCACAGCCACCGCCACCGCCTCCAGCACCGGTAACCTGCTGATCGCGGGCAATAACGATAAGTATGTTGAAATCGACAACAACCAGCTCAATTCCGGCGGCGTTCAGGCCAGCGCCGAATTTATCGGACGCGACGGCTATGATGCCTATCTGGAAACCGATGCCACCGGCAACTCGGCCATGGGCTATGCTTGCGGGGCGTGTGAGCCGAACATGAGCGTCAATAATAATCAGGTCAATAATGGCGATGTGACGGCCACCAACACCGTCAATATCACCGGCACGGGCCGCTCCGTTGTCTCGGTCGCCCGCGCCACCGGCAACACCGCGACCTATTACACATCGGGTAATCCGTAA
- a CDS encoding pitrilysin family protein, whose protein sequence is MLLRKTRGIFVFSLAVAMSTTALTTALAPVAVQAQAVKANPPVAFAQTKSDLTPDPAARFGKLPNGMTYVIYKNATPPGTAAVRLRFDAGSLMETDAQQGLAHFLEHMVFNGSKNVPEGEMVKILERHGLKFGPDTNAYTSFDETVYMLDLPKVDPEIVDTALMLMRETASNLLLDPKAIEAERGVILGEERARASPGMRAYIAYAKAAFAGQPYPERLPIGQVEVIKTAPAQAFVDFYNDFYRPEYATLVIVGDINPDKIEAKIKAKFGDWQGKPQTKNALTNFGTYANKGQRVHAYAEPGLPNSLSVSWFKPFDGSVETEVSDYEDTLDNIISAIVNLRLERQSKAPETQFAAASFGNGSVNKTAETYSLSISPKPGQDKAALEQALMTLRQFQAYGVSQAELDRVLTEFATGLDAAAKGEKTRNTGAIAGQIIGTLGDNEVLTSPTQNLAFFNKIKSRLTLEAINARIKALDLGDGPLIARQGSDAAKFDQAAIQATYQTLMAQAVVEPLAINKKPWPYEQFGTPSKVVKTETLADLGVTQVTYANGLKANIKPTTFKDNEILVTVRFAGGLQTIAPGSSAPVFEASSAGVFEGGLGKLEAEEIKETLAGKIYGLSYNIGEDSATLSGGTTKDDLTTQMQVLMAFTTDTAFRADAFERLKAFVPNYYTQLQSSPNSVFSVKAPRVIRSGDDRFGIPTQDEFLKTSNDEVKAFTQTLLMKSPVEITFVGSITVEEALKQVDATFATLAPRKTLPVAPKGNVVKFPTTNLHQVFTHKGREDQNLSYIAFPTTDFFASTQTARGLELLSEVMTLRLIEEIREKQGASYGSSASSIASNSFKGFGYIGASATVKPDQDEVFYTSVMAIVDDLKTKGVTEDELLRARKPVLDKYEVTLKTNGFWAGVLPGSSTDPRKLEAVRTRKAELEKVTAADLQKLAQTYLVKDKALRLQAKPEAK, encoded by the coding sequence ATGCTTTTGCGCAAAACCCGCGGAATTTTTGTCTTTTCTCTGGCCGTGGCTATGTCCACAACGGCACTGACCACAGCGCTTGCCCCGGTGGCGGTTCAGGCGCAAGCCGTAAAAGCCAATCCGCCAGTTGCGTTTGCCCAAACCAAAAGCGATCTCACCCCCGATCCCGCCGCCCGTTTCGGCAAACTGCCCAACGGCATGACCTATGTGATCTATAAGAACGCCACCCCTCCGGGTACGGCAGCGGTGCGCCTGCGCTTTGATGCCGGATCGCTGATGGAAACCGATGCCCAGCAAGGGTTAGCGCACTTTCTTGAGCATATGGTCTTCAACGGTTCAAAGAACGTGCCCGAAGGTGAGATGGTCAAAATCTTAGAGCGTCACGGCTTGAAATTCGGCCCGGACACCAACGCCTATACCTCGTTCGATGAGACGGTCTATATGCTGGACCTGCCGAAGGTCGACCCTGAAATTGTCGACACCGCCCTGATGCTGATGCGCGAAACCGCCAGCAACCTGCTGCTTGATCCAAAGGCCATTGAGGCTGAGCGCGGGGTAATCTTAGGCGAAGAACGCGCCCGCGCGTCGCCAGGGATGCGCGCCTATATCGCCTATGCCAAGGCAGCCTTTGCGGGCCAGCCCTACCCTGAGCGCCTGCCCATTGGTCAGGTCGAGGTGATTAAAACCGCTCCGGCTCAGGCTTTTGTCGATTTCTACAATGATTTCTACCGGCCGGAATATGCTACGCTGGTCATCGTCGGCGATATCAATCCCGATAAGATCGAGGCCAAGATCAAGGCTAAATTCGGTGACTGGCAGGGCAAACCCCAGACTAAGAACGCCCTGACCAACTTCGGCACCTATGCCAACAAAGGCCAGCGCGTTCACGCCTATGCCGAGCCCGGCCTGCCCAATTCGCTGTCGGTGTCGTGGTTCAAACCCTTCGACGGCAGCGTGGAAACTGAGGTCAGCGATTATGAAGACACCCTCGACAATATCATCAGTGCCATTGTGAACCTGCGGCTGGAACGCCAGTCGAAAGCCCCGGAAACCCAGTTCGCGGCTGCGAGCTTCGGTAACGGCAGCGTCAACAAAACCGCCGAAACCTATAGTCTGAGCATCTCTCCCAAGCCGGGGCAGGACAAGGCCGCATTGGAACAGGCCCTGATGACCCTGCGTCAGTTTCAGGCTTACGGCGTCTCTCAGGCCGAACTTGACCGCGTTCTGACCGAATTTGCTACCGGCCTTGATGCCGCCGCCAAGGGTGAAAAAACCCGCAACACAGGCGCGATCGCCGGTCAGATCATTGGCACTCTGGGCGACAATGAGGTGCTGACCTCCCCGACCCAAAACCTCGCCTTTTTTAATAAAATCAAATCCCGTCTGACGCTTGAGGCTATCAATGCCCGCATCAAGGCACTGGATCTGGGCGACGGCCCGCTGATTGCCCGTCAGGGCTCGGATGCGGCCAAATTCGATCAGGCCGCCATTCAGGCCACCTACCAGACCCTGATGGCGCAAGCGGTCGTTGAGCCGTTGGCGATTAATAAAAAGCCCTGGCCCTATGAACAGTTCGGCACGCCGTCAAAGGTCGTCAAGACCGAAACCCTGGCTGACCTTGGCGTCACCCAGGTGACCTATGCCAACGGGCTTAAGGCCAATATCAAGCCGACCACTTTCAAGGATAATGAAATTCTGGTCACGGTCCGCTTTGCGGGCGGTCTGCAAACCATCGCCCCCGGCTCAAGTGCGCCAGTGTTTGAAGCTTCATCCGCCGGGGTGTTTGAAGGCGGCCTTGGCAAGCTTGAGGCCGAAGAGATCAAAGAAACTCTGGCCGGCAAGATCTACGGCCTCAGCTACAATATCGGCGAGGATTCCGCGACCTTAAGCGGCGGCACCACCAAGGACGACCTGACCACCCAGATGCAGGTTTTGATGGCCTTTACGACCGATACGGCCTTCCGCGCCGATGCGTTTGAGCGCCTGAAAGCCTTTGTGCCGAACTATTATACCCAGCTACAGTCCAGCCCCAACAGCGTTTTCAGCGTCAAGGCCCCACGGGTCATTCGCTCCGGCGATGACCGTTTCGGCATCCCGACCCAGGATGAATTCCTGAAAACGAGCAATGATGAGGTCAAGGCCTTTACCCAGACCCTGCTGATGAAATCACCGGTCGAGATTACCTTTGTCGGCTCGATCACCGTCGAAGAGGCCTTGAAGCAGGTTGACGCGACCTTTGCGACCCTTGCCCCGCGTAAAACTTTGCCGGTCGCACCCAAAGGTAATGTGGTGAAATTCCCGACCACGAACCTGCATCAGGTCTTTACCCATAAGGGCCGCGAAGACCAGAACCTGTCCTATATTGCCTTCCCGACCACCGATTTCTTCGCCAGCACCCAGACCGCACGCGGCCTTGAACTGCTGTCCGAAGTCATGACCCTGCGCCTGATCGAGGAAATCCGCGAAAAACAAGGCGCGTCCTATGGCTCGTCCGCCTCTTCCATCGCGTCCAATTCTTTCAAGGGTTTTGGCTATATCGGCGCCTCAGCCACCGTCAAACCCGATCAGGATGAAGTATTTTATACCTCGGTCATGGCCATAGTGGACGACCTGAAAACCAAGGGCGTCACTGAGGACGAACTGTTGCGGGCCAGAAAGCCCGTGCTCGACAAATACGAGGTCACCCTGAAAACCAACGGGTTCTGGGCGGGCGTCCTGCCGGGCTCATCAACTGATCCGCGCAAGCTTGAGGCCGTCCGCACCCGTAAGGCCGAGCTGGAAAAAGTCACCGCCGCGGATCTGCAAAAGCTGGCGCAAACCTATCTGGTCAAAGATAAGGCCTTAAGGCTGCAGGCCAAGCCGGAAGCGAAATAA
- a CDS encoding PAS domain-containing protein, whose translation MSHSSTLSFLSYWRALQQGAAQNSPQKLPTRREETEISRAAPLRADFDPVQLKDLMPQMMMIATAGNDYRFRLTGGFLVALHGAGLKTTPFTKLFAPAHEEQLKVALNLSAHRQQPLILTASATTSGNETVRLDIAIAPLRNASGEVDRLVGLYQPRGPIPFLRRATVTAMTLHSVRLYDPERLPRESHLRLVSISGKRIA comes from the coding sequence GTGTCCCATTCCAGCACACTCAGCTTCCTGAGCTACTGGCGCGCCCTGCAACAAGGTGCGGCCCAGAATAGCCCCCAAAAGCTTCCCACGCGTCGCGAAGAGACCGAAATCTCCCGCGCAGCGCCCCTGCGTGCCGATTTTGACCCGGTTCAGCTCAAAGACCTGATGCCGCAGATGATGATGATCGCAACCGCTGGAAATGACTACAGATTTCGCCTGACGGGCGGCTTTCTGGTCGCCCTCCATGGGGCTGGTCTAAAAACCACACCGTTCACTAAACTGTTCGCACCCGCCCATGAAGAGCAGCTAAAGGTCGCGCTCAATCTGTCCGCCCATCGTCAACAGCCCCTGATCCTGACGGCGTCCGCCACCACGTCCGGAAATGAGACAGTGCGCCTTGATATCGCCATAGCCCCGCTTCGCAACGCGTCGGGCGAGGTCGATCGTCTGGTCGGACTTTACCAGCCGCGTGGGCCGATCCCGTTCTTACGCCGCGCTACGGTCACGGCCATGACGCTACATTCCGTCAGGCTTTACGATCCGGAGCGGTTGCCACGCGAAAGCCACCTGCGTCTGGTCAGCATCAGCGGTAAACGCATAGCCTGA
- the ppk2 gene encoding polyphosphate kinase 2, which translates to MAKSDKKKAAEDRLEALQVNLVDAQIWAQSAGKRICIVFEGRDAAGKDGAIKRITEHLAVRQTQVVALPKPSDREKTQWWFQRYIPHLPAAGEWTLFNRSWYNRAGVEKVMGFSTVEEQARFIKDVPQFESMLIHDDIILIKLWLDISQDEQKKRLDDRRSDPLKRLKVSPLDAVAQAKWTDYSAARDEMLKASHTKQAPWTCVKTDDKTAARENIIRHILSTIDECQYTNPVPKPDGDIVFSFDAVTKGKRSLNP; encoded by the coding sequence ATGGCAAAATCTGACAAAAAGAAAGCCGCCGAAGACCGGCTGGAGGCCTTACAGGTCAATCTGGTCGATGCCCAGATCTGGGCGCAAAGTGCCGGAAAACGCATCTGTATCGTCTTTGAAGGCCGCGACGCCGCCGGTAAGGACGGTGCCATAAAGCGCATCACGGAACATCTGGCGGTCCGTCAAACTCAGGTGGTCGCCCTGCCTAAACCCTCCGACCGTGAAAAGACCCAGTGGTGGTTTCAGCGCTATATCCCTCACCTGCCTGCCGCCGGAGAATGGACCCTGTTTAACCGCTCCTGGTACAATCGCGCCGGGGTCGAAAAGGTCATGGGCTTTTCCACGGTTGAGGAACAGGCCCGCTTCATCAAGGACGTGCCGCAATTTGAATCCATGTTGATTCATGACGATATTATCCTGATCAAGCTATGGCTTGACATATCTCAGGACGAACAGAAAAAGCGGCTGGATGACCGCCGATCCGATCCGCTGAAACGGCTTAAGGTGTCGCCGCTTGATGCGGTGGCGCAAGCAAAATGGACCGATTATTCCGCCGCTCGCGATGAGATGCTAAAAGCCTCTCATACAAAACAGGCGCCGTGGACCTGCGTCAAGACGGATGACAAGACCGCCGCGCGTGAAAACATTATCCGCCACATATTATCAACGATTGATGAGTGCCAATATACAAATCCGGTGCCTAAACCCGACGGCGATATCGTTTTTTCGTTTGATGCTGTCACCAAAGGCAAACGCAGCCTAAATCCATAA
- the ubiA gene encoding 4-hydroxybenzoate octaprenyltransferase encodes MTTRDPVTLPDAAPQNWVDRHAPESLRPWLRLGRFDRPVGIWLLFLPGAMGLAYASAVTGTAFPLYFLILFAIGSGLMRAAGCAFNDLVDRDIDAKVERTRGRPIASGQITPKQALAFIIICCLISLIILLQLGTLAIMLGVGSLALVAAYPLMKRITWWPQAWLGLTFNWGFLMAYAAVAGEITLPALLFYGGLVFWTIGYDTIYALQDIEDDVMAGVKSSARALGTKARSGISVIYCLCPILTTASAALAPLSWPFYVAQALVAAHLAWQVYTLRPQDGALALKLFKANRDAGLIWVAGLIFSGFVR; translated from the coding sequence ATGACGACCCGCGATCCTGTAACCTTACCCGATGCCGCCCCGCAAAACTGGGTTGACCGCCATGCGCCGGAAAGTCTGCGCCCGTGGCTGAGGCTGGGGCGGTTTGATCGTCCGGTCGGCATCTGGCTGTTGTTCCTGCCGGGGGCCATGGGACTGGCCTATGCCAGCGCGGTGACGGGCACGGCATTTCCCCTATATTTTCTGATCCTGTTTGCCATAGGCTCCGGCCTGATGCGGGCCGCCGGTTGCGCGTTTAACGACCTGGTTGACCGTGATATCGACGCAAAAGTTGAGCGCACCAGAGGCCGCCCGATTGCGTCCGGCCAGATCACGCCGAAACAGGCGCTGGCGTTCATTATCATCTGTTGCCTGATCAGCCTGATCATCCTGCTGCAACTGGGCACGCTTGCCATCATGCTTGGGGTCGGATCGCTGGCGCTGGTGGCCGCCTATCCGCTCATGAAGCGCATTACCTGGTGGCCGCAGGCGTGGCTGGGCCTGACCTTCAACTGGGGCTTTCTGATGGCCTATGCCGCCGTGGCCGGTGAGATCACCCTGCCCGCCCTGTTGTTCTATGGCGGGCTGGTGTTCTGGACCATCGGCTATGACACTATATATGCCTTGCAGGATATCGAAGACGACGTGATGGCGGGCGTGAAATCCTCTGCCCGCGCGCTCGGGACCAAGGCCCGCTCAGGTATCAGCGTCATCTACTGCCTGTGCCCGATCCTCACCACCGCCTCCGCCGCCCTTGCCCCCCTGAGTTGGCCGTTTTATGTGGCCCAAGCGCTGGTGGCCGCCCATCTGGCGTGGCAAGTTTACACCTTACGTCCGCAAGATGGCGCATTAGCCTTAAAACTGTTTAAGGCGAATCGCGATGCCGGTTTAATATGGGTCGCAGGCCTTATTTTCAGCGGCTTTGTTCGCTAA
- a CDS encoding DUF3298 and DUF4163 domain-containing protein: protein MSRALSSRLVLTALLVSTTVSACQKKPDEAPKAEAKRESTAPLSYVHNTVDAEASLYFPDSFKAHATLHETLSAQDQDALKQFANQAVTDRADLANDGFEQPQYFRKIVWHLTAETAGLVSAYSQIEEYAGGAHGNLAFHPVLWDKASDKPLDPQTLFAADADLKPAENYLCRQVEAERSKRAETPITQASSGFGCPKLKSAHFVLIPSTETGKAAAIDVLFAPYEVGPYAEGTYQIRLPLTVIKDAIAPAYAAQFGGNPAPLPVENLPPEALSPDQE from the coding sequence ATGTCGCGCGCCTTATCGTCCCGCCTTGTCCTTACCGCCCTGCTCGTCAGCACCACCGTTTCCGCCTGCCAGAAAAAGCCTGATGAGGCCCCAAAAGCTGAAGCGAAACGTGAGTCCACCGCGCCGCTCAGCTATGTCCACAACACCGTCGATGCCGAAGCGTCCCTGTATTTCCCGGACTCGTTCAAGGCTCACGCCACCCTGCACGAAACCCTGTCGGCGCAGGATCAGGACGCACTCAAACAATTTGCTAATCAGGCGGTCACCGACCGGGCCGATCTGGCGAATGACGGCTTTGAGCAGCCGCAGTATTTCCGCAAAATCGTGTGGCACCTGACCGCCGAAACAGCAGGCCTTGTCTCTGCCTATTCCCAGATCGAGGAATATGCCGGTGGGGCCCACGGCAACCTCGCCTTCCATCCCGTGCTATGGGATAAGGCCAGCGATAAGCCGCTTGATCCGCAAACCCTGTTTGCCGCCGACGCCGACCTGAAACCGGCCGAAAATTATTTGTGCCGTCAGGTCGAGGCTGAACGATCCAAACGGGCGGAAACCCCGATAACTCAGGCCAGTTCCGGCTTTGGCTGCCCCAAGCTGAAATCGGCTCATTTCGTGCTCATCCCTTCGACCGAAACCGGTAAGGCCGCCGCCATCGACGTACTGTTTGCGCCCTATGAGGTCGGCCCCTATGCCGAGGGCACCTATCAGATCCGTTTGCCGCTTACCGTTATCAAGGACGCGATCGCCCCGGCCTATGCGGCGCAATTCGGCGGTAATCCGGCGCCTTTGCCGGTTGAAAATCTGCCGCCAGAAGCCTTATCACCAGATCAGGAATGA
- a CDS encoding methyltransferase: MIDRLAFIKANTKALPVPSVPQITLYQADDATALWQMTEADLAQHLLPPPFWAFAWSGGQALAKYVLETPEIVAGKTVLDLACGSGMVGIAAALAGAAQVICNDIDPYCEASVHLNAGLNQCQITFLGGDLLTAGLPDVEVILAGDIAYERPMAEAMLTVLRTEVAKGKAVYIGDPHRTYFPKSGLTRCADYEITTSADLEDKPVKPATVWRLEP, from the coding sequence ATGATCGACCGGTTAGCCTTTATCAAAGCCAATACAAAAGCCCTGCCCGTCCCCTCTGTGCCGCAGATAACGCTCTATCAGGCCGATGACGCGACCGCCCTGTGGCAGATGACTGAGGCCGATCTGGCGCAACATCTGTTGCCGCCGCCGTTCTGGGCCTTTGCCTGGTCAGGCGGTCAGGCTTTGGCGAAATATGTGCTGGAAACCCCTGAAATCGTCGCCGGTAAAACCGTGCTCGATCTGGCGTGCGGGTCGGGCATGGTCGGCATCGCCGCCGCTCTCGCGGGTGCTGCGCAAGTGATTTGCAACGACATTGATCCCTATTGCGAGGCCTCCGTACACCTTAATGCGGGTCTCAACCAATGCCAGATTACGTTCCTAGGCGGCGATCTGTTGACCGCAGGATTGCCCGATGTCGAGGTCATTCTGGCCGGTGATATTGCCTATGAACGCCCGATGGCCGAGGCCATGCTGACAGTTTTGCGCACTGAGGTGGCTAAAGGTAAAGCCGTCTATATCGGCGACCCGCACCGGACCTATTTTCCAAAATCGGGGCTTACCCGTTGTGCTGATTATGAGATTACGACCTCAGCCGACCTTGAGGACAAACCCGTCAAACCTGCGACCGTCTGGAGACTTGAACCATGA